The window GCATGTTATAGCGGGAAAATGATGAAGGTTGAATAATAATTTCATAATCACCAGATTTTTTGAAAATGTTTCTGTCGATTTTTACGTTGGTTAAAAACTCATGTTCGTCAACTATGCCGCCATACTCCCAGGTAGTTGATTTGAAGATTATCTTATTGGTTTGCTTATCTCTTATTGAGATATAATAGATATAATCTTCATCTGACCTGTCTTTTACGATGGTTAGCTCGTCATCTTTTTCGGTGAAAATAAGTTTTGTTATATCCTTAGGTTCGGTAATCCAGCTGTAATCAACACCTTTATCAATAGTAAAGCGCTTTCTAATACCTTTGATTTTTGCCTTTGGAATTGGCTTACCATAAAGAACCGATTTTTCAATATCGAGTGGTTTTTCGATGCTGTAAACCAATACGGTAATGATTTTGCCTTTTACAGGAAAAGTACCCAGTATTGCAGAACGGAATATTTCTTCATCACCCCCGGCATGGGTATCTTTCAGCAGAGCTTCGTTAATCAGTTCATTTACAACCAATGGTTTATTATCGGATATTATGGTATACCGATAGTGCTGTATGTTAATATTTTTTCCAAAATTAATCGAGATACTTACCTGGCTTACTTCGGGTACATAACTAAAAAAAGTATTCGGTTGATTGGGAAATACATTGGCGTAATAAATGTTTTTTGCCGAACTGTCTACACACATGAGCAGTCTTCCACCGGCAGGGTATATGCGATTAAAGTTAATGCCTTTTTGTGCATTTACTGTAGCTAGCGCGATGATGAAACTGAGAAAAGTAAATACTATTTTTTTCATAATGTTAAGTTGAATTTTCATCAAACTTGCGGCAATAATAACAAAACTAAAACCATAAAACAGTAAAGGCAGTGTTTAGAATAGTAGCCATATCATTTTGTGCAGTATTGGAATGTTGCCTTCAAAAAAGGAATAGCTTAGTGGATTTAAAGATCTCCTGAATTATAAAGTAAAAAATAGAAGGTTTTTTACGCTAAACCCTCAGTTATTGCGGTTTTTAAGCTAAAATAAAAAAGGATTGCGTTTCTGGCCGCAATCCTTTTTTGTTTTAATAAACCAGTTACCGTTAAGGTAATGTGCTGGTTTTCGGTTTTAAATGTAAGTTAATCTAATCCGTTTTTTTCGGGTCAGTATTTTCCATCCGTGTACTTGTTCTAAAAACAGGTACACTGTAATCTTTTGGCAAATGCGCTGCAGGTATGGTGGTTTCATTTCCATCGCGCAATGCTTTATAATGTGGCGACATAATTTCTACGCCGGCTTCGTTAAAAATATCTTGTATGTTGGCATGCAGGCTGGAGTATATTAAGGCCTGTTTATTGGGCGATTTGGTGTGTGCATTTATGCAGTAGCTAACATAATAATCGTCAAGGCTGGTTTGTAGCACATAAGGCTTAGGGTCGGCCTCTATCATATCCGAACTCAGTGCGGCATCAATAAGCAGTTGATGTACCTGGCGCCAGGGCGCATCGTAACCAATGGTAACCGTAGTGTGTATAATGAGGCCTTTTTCTGATGCTTCTACACTGTAGTTAATGGTGTGGTTGCTCATCACAGTCGAATTGGGAATCGAAACTACTTCGTTCTGGATAGTTCTTACCCGGGTAACCAAAAGGGTTTTCTCGATAATATCGCCCGTTACCTCACCAATTTTTACACGGTCTCCAATTCTGAAAGCCCGCATGTAAGTGAGTACCAGGCCGGCAACCACGTTACCCAAAGCCCCGGCCGAGCCGAAGGTGAACAGAACGCCCATAAATACCGATACGCCTTTAAACACACCAGAGTCTGAGCCTGGCAGGTACGGAAAGATAACAATAAGCATAAAGGCCAAAATAAGTACCCTAATGATTTGGTAAGTAGGGTTGGCCCAATCTTTATAAAAGCCTGGTATGGTAAGTTTGCCACGTTCTACCTCTGTTTTAATAAAGCGCACAAACCGCAGTACATAGCGGAAAACCACCAGCAATACCAGTATTGTCATTAAATCGGGAATGTAATTCCAAATGGCACTTCCTATTTTTTTTAAAGGGCCCAGAATATAGGCCAAAAGATTTTCGGAAAGATCTTTGGTAAATGGAAATATACCAAACAGCACCGGCAGGGCCAGATAAATTAACAGGATGATAATTATCCACCGGGCAATAGATAAGGCGGCACCGATTACCCAAAGCTGCCGGTCGGGATCTAAAAGTTGATAATTTTTAATCCTGATGCCATCTTTAAGCCGCCCTTCGCTTTTAAGTAGTTTGGCGGTGAGGGTTCTAAACAGCCGGTTTACCAGGTATACCAGGCCAATAACCACCGCTATTACCAATAAGGTGAGTAAAATTTCTTTTATTATTACCTGCAGGCTGTTTTCATCGCGATAATTGATTACAGATTTGCCTACTGCAGCTTTAACATCGGCTGATAGGGTATTAATATCTTTTTTTGCCCAGATGGCATCTTCTTCGTTGATGGATAGGAGCAAATTATTTCCATAAATCAGGTCGATTGAGCTTTCGGCCTGGCTAAGTTTTAGCGAATCGGTATGGAAGGTTGTACCACCGGCAATTTTTTCTAAACGGTTGGCAATGGCCTGCGCACGATCGGCTGCGCTGAAACTGCCAAGTTTGGCGTAAATATAAAATAGCGTATCGCGGTTAAAAACTACGGGAACTCCTTTAATAAACTTCCTGAGCGAATCGATCTGTTTTACCTGCTTTACTTGCTGAAGCGAATCTTTCTTTTTCAATGCGCCAAGTTCGAGCAACAAGCGGTTACGTTCGGTATCATCTCCTTTACCCAAAGCATTTACCTGTTTTTGAAGTACATCGCGTTTTAAGGAGTCTGCAATCCGTTCGGCCGATAACTGGCTCACGCGGTCGAGCCCACTGTTCATTTTTTTAATCTGTGTAGAATCGACAGGTTTTTTTAGGCTATCAGTTTGGGCATAAAGTTGGGTTCCGAGAAAAACCAAAGCAAAAAGATGGAGGGTAAAAAGTCTTTTCATAATCGTTTGTACTTGGTTAAATGTAATTAAAATTAGGCTGATAATGATTTTTGGTACTTAAGTTTATCCAGAAAAATAGTTCAATTGCTTTTCAGCGGTAAATTGTTCAAATTTAACAGCTCAATTAGCATAAGCCTGAAAAGTAATTTAGTATTTGTATACAAAATTATTTTTATACTTAACAAATTGTTAATACGGATAGAATTGTATATTTAACATCTAAATGGTTTTTTTGCATTGAAATTTAGGCAGGGTAATGGGTGATTATAATCTGAATACTGATGATGAGCTTTTACTACTTCTGAAGGAGCGTAACCACCGCGCCTATGCAGAAATTTACCAGCGCTACTGGGCCATGCTGTTCCGTTATGCGCGTAAAATACTCCAAAACGACGAAGAATCGAGGGATGTAGTACAGGATGTTTTTGTGATGTTATGGTCGAAATCTGAAGCACTCGAAATCCACACTTCCTTATCCTGTTTTCTGTATGCCGCCGTGCGCAACAGTATCCTTAAACTTTTTCAGCGCGGAAAGGTAAAAAACAACTATTTAAATTCGCTCGAAAAATTTATCGAAGCCGGCAACAATACCACCGATCATTTGGTACGCAACCGCGAACTGGCCAAACGCATCGAACTCGAAGTTGCGCAGCTGCCCGCAAAAATGCGCGAGGTTTTTGAACTAAGCCGCAATGCACATTTATCCCATCGCGAAATTGCTGTGCGCATGGATATTTCTGATAAAACCGTTAAAAAACAAATGAATAATGCCTTAAAAATACTCCGTTTAAAACTGGGCAGTTTATTCGTTTTGATCTTCTGATTTTACCCGATTAATTTTTTTTTATTTTTTTTATTTTTTTCTACGCCCTGGCCGCGGGCAAATGTTCATAACCATACATCAACCTATAAGTGTTAGTTATGGAGCATAAAAGAGCTGAAGCATTACTGGAAAAATATCTGGCCGGGCATTGTACGCCCGAGGAAGTGGCTATTGTAGAGTCGTGGTACCTGCAAGTAACCGAAAATCCTGAGGCTTTAGCTCCCGAACCGGATTATGCTTCGCTTGGAGATAGCATGTGGGGCACCATACAAGAGCGAAACAATCCGCCTAAAAAAGTAAAACTGCAATGGGGCTGGGCTGCAGCAGCAGTTATTTTGCTGGCGCTTGGCTTTGGTTTATATCAATACAAAAATACCAGTCAGCCCGAAATGCAAAGTGTTGGGTATTTAGTTAAAAACGATATTAAACCCGGCGGAAATAAAGCTTTTCTTACACTGGCCAATGGGGCTAAAATTTCGCTCGATGATACACAGAATGGTAAAATAGCCGAACAGCAAGGTGTAAGCATTACCAAAACAGCTAAGGGCGAGTTGGTTTATACTGCTAAAAATGCCACTGCACAATGGCTTGCAGGGAAACAGCAATTTAATACTATAGAAACGCCAAAAGGTGGCCAGTACCAGATAAACCTGCCCGATGGTACCAAAGTATGGCTAAACGCGGCTTCATCTTTAAAATATCCTACATCTTTTGCCAGTACAGGTCGCGAGGTACAGCTTAAAGGCGAAGCCTATTTTGAAGTGGCTAAAAAAACTACACAGGGGCAGCGGGTTCCGTTTACTGTAAAAACCGAAACGCAGGTGGTAGAAGTTTTGGGTACGCATTTCAACATTAACAGTTACAATAACGAAGAAAATACCAAAACCACACTGGTTGAAGGATCGGTAAGGGTTACACCTGTTACCGGATCGGGAAATTTAGCTGTACTGGCCAAAGTTTTGAAACCCGGCGAACAATCGTTGTTAAAAGGATCGTCGGTTAAAATAACAGCAGTAGAAACCGAAGAGGCCCTGGCCTGGAAAGAAGGCCTTTTTATGTTTGATAATGAAAACCTCGAAAGTATTATGCATAAAGTAGCCAGGTGGTATGATGTAGAGGTGGTATTTAAGGATAAAGTTTTATTGACTAAAGATTATAGCGGTACCGTTTCCAGGTTTGGAAATGTATCGCAGGTGCTTAAAAAGTTAGAATTAACGGGATCAGTTCATTTTAATATCGAAGGAAGGAGGATTGTAGTAATGAAATAAACCTTAAAACTGCAATCCAAAAAAAAGTCAGCAATGCTACCAACATTACTGACCCTGAACCGGCGTAAACCGGCTAATGTTTGGATCAGTTCAAAATAAACTATGCGATAGAATAATAGAAACCAAAACAAACAAACAAATGTATATAAATTCTGCTAATAATTTTTGCAGGTATAGCTCCTGCATGACCAAATTTTTGCTAGTGATGAAACTCCTTATAGTTTTAATGGTAACTGCTTTACTACAGGCAAGTGCTGCAACAAGCAATGCCCAGAGCCTTTCTCTAGTTAATAAACACATTACCATTAAGCAGGTTTTCAAAGAAATTAGAAAACAAACCGGCTATAATGTATTGTGGGAAGCCGATAAATTACAAACCAACCAAACCATTAATGTAAGTTTTAATAATACCCCACTTGATGAGGTATTGAAAAAATGCCTGGCAGGCAAACCATTAACCTACGCCATTGATGAAAAAACAGTGATTATTAAAGCTGCCGAAATTTCGGTATTTGAAAAACTGTTAAACCTGTTTAAAAACATCGAGGTAAGTGGTAAAGTGGTAGATGAAAAGGGCGGCGCTATGCCCAACACCTCCATACTGATTAAGGGAACCAAAATTTTTCATAAAACAGACGAAGGCGGAAACTTTAAATTTACAATAGCCGGAGAGGGCGCAGTTTTAGTGGTATCGTACCTGGGTTACAAAACCCAGGAGGTACCGGTAAATAAAAGTGGAAGTTTAACCATTTCGCTGCAGCCTGATATGGCCGACTTGGAAGATGTAGTGGTAGTAGGTTACGGAACACAGAAACGGGCAAACTTAACTGGTGCAGTTGATGCAATAAGTGCCAAACAATTAGAAAACAGGCCAATTGCCAATATTGGGCAGGGTTTACAGGGCTTAATTCCGAATTTAAATATTTCTATTGCCAATGGCAGGCCCAATACGGCGCCCGATTTCAATATCAGGGGATTTACCTCTATTAATGGTGGTGCACCTTTAATATTGGTAGATAACGTACCTTTCAGCAGTTCCGATTTGTTAACACTTAACCCTGCCGATATAGAAAGTGTATCGGTATTAAAAGATGCAGCTTCATCGGCCATTTATGGTGCGAGAGCACCATTTGGGGTTGTTTTAATTGTTACCCGCACAGCAAAAAGCAGCAAATTAAATGTTGGGGTAAACAGTTATATGGCCTACCGTACCGTAGGTAAATTGCCAGAAGTGGTTACCGATCCGTACCAGGTATTGAAAGCTAAAAACGAAGCCGCCTTTCCTTTGTACAACCCAGCCTATAGCGCTACATTGGTAGAAGCGGCCAGGTTACGCTCATTAGATCCTTCGTTGCCAGATGTAATTACCGATCCAACCGACCCGAACAAATGGTTCTACATCGGATCGACAGATTGGCTTAGAGAAGCTTACAATCAATCGGCACCAACTTACAATGTGGGCGTAAATGTATCTAAAAGGGCCGAACAGGTGAGTTACTATCTTTCTGCCAATTATTACAGGCAGAATGGAATGATCAAGAATGCAAATGAAAACAACAACATTTATAACCTACGTGGAAAAGTTGATTTGAATGTAACCAAATGGCTTACGCTCTCTAACAACACCATGTTAACCTCTACCTTTTACGAGGCTCCTACCTTTATTGATGGAAACTATTTCTGGAATATAAACCGTACCAACGTAACCGATATTCCGCGCAACCCCGATGGTTCGTGGACTTCGGCAGGTGCATCTTTGTTAGGTGCAGTGCAAGAAGGTGGCCGCAAAACTTTAAGCTCGAACACGGTGCAAACCACTTTCTCTTTCGATGCTTCGCTGGTTAAAAATATCTGGAGTTTAAAGGGCGATGCAACTTTAAGGCGGGTAAATAACCTAAACAAATCATACGAAATTCCGGTGCCATATAAAACCGGACCTAACTTATCACCTCCTTTATCTACTTCCACTTCGGCAGCCGATCAGCATGCAAATACCAAATACAATATTATTAACCTGTATACCGAAGCACACAAAAAGCTAGGGAACCATTTTGTATCGGGTTTGGTAGGTTACAACCAGGAGGAATTGCGTTACAATGCCTTTACAGCTTCGCGCAAATTGTTAATTTCCAATAGCCTGCCTTCTATAAATCTGGCTACCGGCGATCAAACGGTAAGCGAAAGCATTTCTGAATGGGCAGTACAAGGACTTTTTTACCGCGTAAACTATAATTTTAAAGAACGTTACCTGTTGGAGTTAAATGGCCGTTATGATGGTTCATCGCGTTTTGCACCAGGTAAAAGATGGGTTTTTGTTCCTTCAGGCTCGGCAGGCTGGTTACTATCTGACGAGAAGTTTTTTGCCCCGGTAAAACAATTTTTAGCAATGGATATGTTTAAAATCAGAGGTTCTTACGGTGTGCTGGGTAACCAGGCCGCTGTAGGAGAGTACGATTACCTGTCGAAAATGACCAGCGGTAAAACCTCGCAGATTTTGGGCGGTGCACAACCAACTTATGTTAATCCGCCGGCAGCTATCTCAAGTAATTTTACCTGGGAAAAGGTATCATCTGTAAACCTCGGTATCGATGCGGCTTTCTTCAAAAACAGGTTAGAGGTGAATTTTGACCGTTACACCCGTTTTACTAAAAATATGCTCGTAGCTGGTAAACCTTTACCTGGAGTTTTTGGAACAGCATCGCCAACTACCAATGCTGCCGATTTAAAAACCAAGGGCTGGGAGTTAAAACTGGGTTGGAAAGATCAGGCTACTTTAGGTGGTTCGCCATTTAGTTACAATGTAGTGCTGGCCTTAAGTGATAGCAGAACTTACATTACCCGTTTCGATAACCCAAATAAATTGCTGACTGGTGTTTCATTTTACGAGGGCATGGAGTTAGGCGAAATATGGGGGCTGGAGGCCGAAGGCTTTTTCCAGAATGCTGATGAGTTGAAAAACCACGCCAACCAAACTGCAGTAGGTACCGACGATCAGCGTTATCAGTATTTTGTGGGCGATATTAAATTTAAAGACCGCAACAACGATGGTAAAATAGACTTTGGTAATAAAACAGTTGATAACCCTGGCGATTACTACAAACTGGGTAACAACAGAAACCGCCTTCCGTACAGTATCGATTTATCTGGTGCATGGAAAGGTTTCGATTTACGCGTGTACATTCAGGGCGTGGCCAAAAGAGATTGGTATGCTGATGGTAGCAACATTTATTTCTGGGGAATTTATGCACAGCCATGGACCAACGTTACCGTGCAAAACCTCGATCACTGGAGCCCTGAAACCCCAAATGCTTATTTCCCGAGGATAAAAGCCTATGCTGCTGAAGATACCGGAGAGGAATTGGGTATTCCGAATACCAAATACCTGCAAGATGCTTCGTACATGCGTGTTAAAAACATTACACTGGGTTATACTTTACCTAAAAGTTTATTAAAACGTGCTAAAATCGAAAATGTACACTTTTATGTAAGTGGCGAAAATTTATTCGAACACTCCAACCTAAAAGTGAAACTAGATCCAGAAGGCCTGGGCGGAAGTATCTATCCATTTCAACGTACTTATTCATTTGGTCTGAACTTTAATTTCTAATACTAAACAGATGAAAACAAAATATTACATCAATATATTAGTGGTTATCCTCACCGTTGGCTTTTTGGCCGGATGTAAGAAGGATTTTTTAGACCGCATTCCGGAAACCACCATTACCCCGAACGAGTTTTTTAAAACCACAGCCGATTTGGAAACCTACAGCAATGGTTTTTATGGCATGTTTGGTGCCGGTACCGACGATGTTTTTTCAGACAATATATCGGTTTACCTGGGCGGGCATGAAATGGATAACATGATTAGGGGCAAAATTACGCCCGCTAACGTTGGTGGCTGGAGCTGGGGCAACCTGCGCACCATCAATTACATGATCAATAATCTTCAAAATGTAAAAGGCGATGCAGCTACCATTAAGCACTTTGTTGGTATTGCCCGTTTTTACAGGGGGATATTTTATTATAACATGATTCGCAGATATGGCGATGTACCTTATTACAATACGGTTTTAGGTACCAATGATGAAGCGCAGCTTTATAAAGCCAAAGATCCACGAACGCTGGTAGCGGATTCGGTTGTTGCCGACCTGGAATATGCTGCCGCCAACGTGCTGCCAACAGGAACCAATACCCGCGTAACCAAATGGGCTGCATTAACGGTTTTATCGAGGTTTTGCCTGTACGAAGGTACTTTTAGGAAATACCACGATGAACTGGGCTTACAAAGTTCGGCCAATACCTTTTTGCAAAGGGCTGCATCTGCTTCTAAATCGGTAATGACCGATGGTGGTTTTAGCATTTACAATACCGGTAAAAAAGGAGAAGATTACCAGAAACTGTTTACCAGCGAAGATTTAAGCGGTATTAAAGAAATCATCTTTTACGATGATTATAACCGAGCTTTAAACCGGTCTAATAGCACACATTATGTGTTCGATTGGCAATGGTCGTTAAGCAAAAGTTTAATCGATACCTATTTAATGACAGATGGAACGGCTTTCACCTCAACAACCGATTGGGACAAGAAGCCTTACTCCGAAATCTTCAAAAACCGCGATGCAAGGATGGCGGTAACGGTTGCGCCTCCCGGATTTTCGACTACTTTGGGTGGAGCGCCAAATAAAACCCGGCCAACTTTTGGCGGTTATCCTCAAATTAAGTTTTATGCTATAGATCCTGTCAGCAAATCATATACTGAGTTTACCGACCTGCCAATATTACGTTATGCAGAGGTATTGTTAATTAATGCTGAGGCCAAAGCAGAGCTGGGTACCCTAAGCCAAACCGATTTAGACCTGACCATTAATGTGTTGCGCAACCGCGCTGGTGTAGCAGCATTGAATATGGTTACTGCAAATGCCAGTCCCGATAACGTTTTGGCAGCCATGTACCCTGCGGTTAATGGTGTTAACAAAGGTGTGCTATTAGAAATCCGCCGCGAACGCAATGTAGAGCTGGCCTGCGAAGGTTTCAGGTTTGCAGATTTGTTGCGTTGGAAAGCTGGTAAATTATTAGAGAAACCTACCCAGGGTATGTACGTGGCTAAGCTGGGTGCTTACGATGTTACCGGAGATGGGGTAGAAGATGTTGCCATTTTGCAGGCCGCAGGTCAGGAAACACCACTTGATGGTTTACCTGCTGATGTTAAAGCTAAACTGGTAAAATATTATTTAAGCGATAATAGTTTTTATCTGAGCAACGGCACTTCGGGCTTCGTTATGTTCCCCGAAAACCAAACCAACCCAAGGTCGTTTATCGAGCCGAAGTATTATTATTACCCAATACCAATGCAGCAGATTTTACTAAACCCGCAACTTAAACAACCAACAGGTTGGTAATAGTATAAATCAATAGTATAAATAAGAGACCGTCATCTCGACTGAAGCGCAGTCCCGACATTAAGTCGGGAGAGAGAGCTATTACTAAAATTCTCGACATCGTCGCACTTCGTTCGAAATGACGGTCTCTTTAACCACAACACAAATGAACATGAAAAGAAGAAGTTTATTAAAAGCACTCCCATTGGCTACCGCTGCATTGGCCCTTGGCGATTTAAACGCCGTTGCATCGGCACCCGCAGAAAAAGATAAGAAGAAAAAACTGGTATTAACCATTGCGCATATTACCGATGTACACATCCGTCAGGGCGATAATGCACCGGCAAGGTTTGAAAAATGCCTGCAAAAGATTAAAGACCTTAAAGTAGATTTTTTTCTCAACGGAGGTGATAGCATCCACGCAGCCGATTATAACGATATTAAACGCGAAAGTGTGGTAGAGCAATGGGGGATATGGGATAAATGCATTAAACAGCTTGATGGCTATGAACTGCACAGCTGTATTGGTAACCACGATATCTGGTGGGCAGCCCCCTCAAAAGAGGATGAAATGTATGGTAAAGATTACGTGGTAAAAAGGCTCAAAATTCCTAACCGTTATTATAGTTTCAGTAAAAATGGCTGGCATTTTATCATTTTGGATGGGAACAATAAAAATACCGCATTAGATGCCGAACAATACAAGTGGCTGGAAAGTGAATTAGAAAAGCTACCGGCAAATACACCGGTATTGCTCATGTCGCACTACCCGATATTAACGGTAACAGGTACCTGGGAAGGTGGGCAACATGGCGATCATAAAGAATTGAAACAGCTTTTTTATAAGCATAAAGATAAGGTGAAGGTTTGCCTCAGCGGTCACCAGCATTTGCTGGATAGGGCCTGGTACAATGGTGTAGAGTATTATTGCAACGGTGCCATGAGCGGTTTTTGGTGGGGTAAAGGCGATAAACGTTCTGCCCAGCCTTATTACTACCAGGAAACACCTCCAGGTTATGCCATTTTAAAGCTGTATAGTGATGGTACGCTCGAAAACAAATATATCGTAGAAACAGAAGGTCAATCGTAACTGAAATTTGGTTTCTACTTTGATAAAGTGCCGCCGAAAGGTGGCACTTTGTTTTTATATAAGTTCTACTACTGAGGTTATCCAGTCCCCCTTTGAAGGGGTAGGGGGATGATTAGGTACATTACAAAGCACCTTTAAAAGTTTCCCAAGGGTTAATTTATTGGATAAAAATCAATATTAGTTACAGCTCCTTCGGAGTCGTCATTTCGAGCGAAGTGCAGCGTAGTCGAGAACCACGAAGTGCTCAGCGAAGCTAAATCTTATTAGATAGATCTCTCCCTGCCCGAAGCAGGCGGGCGCTCCACTGCGTTCCGGTCGAGATGACGTTTCAAAAAAAAAGGATTACCCATTGTTCAGGTAATCCTTTTATTACTTTATAATGAAGTGCATCGGTTACAACAATGCCCGGTCTAAGTGCACATAACCACCATCAACATGAATAAGCTGACCTGTAGTATGGCTCGATTTATCTGACAATAAGAACACTGCTGTATTGGCGATCTCCTCTACGGTGGTCATCCGGTTCTCAAAAGGGATTTTATCGGTAATGCTTTTCAGTTTCTCTTCCGGCTGATCGAATGTGCTGATCCATTTTTGATAGAGGGGAGTCCAGGCCTCGGCCACGATAATGGCGTTAACGCGGATGCCGTATTGCAATAACTCAACCGCCCATTCGCGGGTTAAGGCATTACGCGCACCATTAGCTGCTGCATAACCCGATGTACCACCCTGACCGGTTTCAGCAGTTTTACTGCCAATGTTTAAGATTGAACCCTTATTCTTTTTCAGCTCAGGCAAAACGTGCTGGGCCAATAAATAATAATGTACTACGTTTTTGTGTAACGATTCCATAAAAGCCTCGTAGGTGCCGCTTTCGAGGCCTACGCCGTCGTTAACCCCGGCATTGTTAACCAAACCATCAATGCGGTTGTATTTGGCTAATATGGCATCAACTATATTTTTACAACTATCGGGTGCAGTTAGTTCGGCAGTAAAATAATCGCCATTCAATCCAAGGTCTTTAATTTCCTGCAACATGCTCTGGTTATCGGCTTCGTTACGGCCAATAATGATGGGGAATGCGTTTTCAATTGCCAAAGCTTTAACAATTGCTGCGCCAATGCCTTTTGCACCACCACTTACCAAAATTATTTTTCCTTTTAAATTTAAATCCATATTAGGGGATATTTTTATTTATTGTTTTAAAACAGGACAGATG is drawn from Pedobacter sp. HDW13 and contains these coding sequences:
- a CDS encoding RagB/SusD family nutrient uptake outer membrane protein — encoded protein: MKTKYYINILVVILTVGFLAGCKKDFLDRIPETTITPNEFFKTTADLETYSNGFYGMFGAGTDDVFSDNISVYLGGHEMDNMIRGKITPANVGGWSWGNLRTINYMINNLQNVKGDAATIKHFVGIARFYRGIFYYNMIRRYGDVPYYNTVLGTNDEAQLYKAKDPRTLVADSVVADLEYAAANVLPTGTNTRVTKWAALTVLSRFCLYEGTFRKYHDELGLQSSANTFLQRAASASKSVMTDGGFSIYNTGKKGEDYQKLFTSEDLSGIKEIIFYDDYNRALNRSNSTHYVFDWQWSLSKSLIDTYLMTDGTAFTSTTDWDKKPYSEIFKNRDARMAVTVAPPGFSTTLGGAPNKTRPTFGGYPQIKFYAIDPVSKSYTEFTDLPILRYAEVLLINAEAKAELGTLSQTDLDLTINVLRNRAGVAALNMVTANASPDNVLAAMYPAVNGVNKGVLLEIRRERNVELACEGFRFADLLRWKAGKLLEKPTQGMYVAKLGAYDVTGDGVEDVAILQAAGQETPLDGLPADVKAKLVKYYLSDNSFYLSNGTSGFVMFPENQTNPRSFIEPKYYYYPIPMQQILLNPQLKQPTGW
- a CDS encoding metallophosphoesterase, with protein sequence MKRRSLLKALPLATAALALGDLNAVASAPAEKDKKKKLVLTIAHITDVHIRQGDNAPARFEKCLQKIKDLKVDFFLNGGDSIHAADYNDIKRESVVEQWGIWDKCIKQLDGYELHSCIGNHDIWWAAPSKEDEMYGKDYVVKRLKIPNRYYSFSKNGWHFIILDGNNKNTALDAEQYKWLESELEKLPANTPVLLMSHYPILTVTGTWEGGQHGDHKELKQLFYKHKDKVKVCLSGHQHLLDRAWYNGVEYYCNGAMSGFWWGKGDKRSAQPYYYQETPPGYAILKLYSDGTLENKYIVETEGQS
- a CDS encoding SDR family oxidoreductase, with protein sequence MDLNLKGKIILVSGGAKGIGAAIVKALAIENAFPIIIGRNEADNQSMLQEIKDLGLNGDYFTAELTAPDSCKNIVDAILAKYNRIDGLVNNAGVNDGVGLESGTYEAFMESLHKNVVHYYLLAQHVLPELKKNKGSILNIGSKTAETGQGGTSGYAAANGARNALTREWAVELLQYGIRVNAIIVAEAWTPLYQKWISTFDQPEEKLKSITDKIPFENRMTTVEEIANTAVFLLSDKSSHTTGQLIHVDGGYVHLDRALL